The following are from one region of the Polyangiaceae bacterium genome:
- the ppc gene encoding phosphoenolpyruvate carboxylase, which yields MPNDEHRPLADDVRRLGATLGQVIARLSGQQTYEAVESLRVASRDRRRNGGAALGELLARVDALPLSVAADVARAFTLFFLLINTAEQVHRVRRRRQFSSDQPKHASPRWLFARLKESGADAEAARRAIAAQWVRPVLTAHPTEATRRTVLLLQSRVADALLRRDRAESDAERARADVDLAAEVELLWLTSEVRHDRPSVLDEVSNVVWYLSDRLMDATDHVAHAFDAAFREAYGEPLGVRVPVELGSWVGGDRDGNPFVTPETTVSAARRAGRAVLLSYEADLQRLIEQLSLSAGIAEPPEALRERVAEYKALLSETWERNARRDADEPLRLLCSFAEERCRRRRRMIEARDSGEAAEDPAAYGEPEALLADLELCATVLESAGATHTLDAHVMPMIRRVERFGFHGMELDMREDSSVHAHALEQITAAVGVSTPDEASLTRELLARRPLISPYTELPEDTRKVLGVFDAVRQIQSELGVRAADTFVLSMAETPAHVLGALMLARECGLVDLAGSAPKSTLDIVPLFETGSDLEGAEGTMRALFQNPAYQRQLAARGKRQEIMLGYSDSAKDVGVLAAAWILYRAQERLVRVASDAGVALSLFHGRGGTVGRGGGSPVYRAFSALPPGSIGPGVKVTEQGEVISQKFGITSIAERSLEIMLSAAVMASRTDFRKDLKSGELSGFEATMEDLSQRALAVFRRTVHESPELFQLLQTATPLSELANVHFGSRPAYRKSGTGSMKGIRAIPWVFGWTQSRLLLPGWLGAGTALTDVMAAPGGLERLRAMAARWPFFDDLLSKMEMVCAKADLTVAELYVTELGGNRALLDELSQELERTVSAILAIRDRSELLEEHRFLRSAIRLRNPYIDPLHLLQVSLIKKKRGGGLSEADAELVARGIGSTVNGIAQGMRNTG from the coding sequence GTGCCGAATGACGAACATCGCCCGCTGGCCGACGACGTGCGGCGGCTGGGCGCCACGCTAGGACAGGTGATCGCGCGGCTCTCCGGACAGCAGACGTACGAGGCCGTGGAGTCGCTACGAGTGGCGAGCCGCGACCGGCGTCGCAACGGCGGTGCTGCGCTGGGCGAGCTGTTGGCCCGGGTGGACGCACTGCCGCTTTCGGTGGCGGCGGACGTGGCTCGGGCGTTCACGCTGTTCTTCTTGCTGATCAACACCGCGGAGCAGGTGCACCGCGTGCGGCGCCGGCGACAATTTTCGTCGGACCAACCGAAGCACGCCTCGCCGCGTTGGCTGTTCGCGCGCTTGAAGGAGAGCGGGGCGGACGCCGAGGCGGCGCGCCGCGCGATCGCGGCGCAGTGGGTGCGGCCGGTGCTCACGGCCCATCCCACCGAGGCCACGCGGCGCACGGTGCTCCTGCTCCAGAGTCGGGTGGCGGACGCGCTCTTGCGGCGGGACCGCGCGGAATCCGACGCCGAGCGCGCGCGGGCGGACGTGGACCTCGCGGCAGAGGTGGAGCTCTTGTGGCTCACCAGCGAAGTGCGCCACGACCGGCCCAGCGTGCTGGACGAAGTGAGCAACGTGGTGTGGTACCTGTCGGATCGGTTGATGGATGCGACGGATCACGTCGCGCATGCCTTCGATGCGGCGTTTCGCGAGGCGTACGGCGAGCCCCTGGGCGTGCGGGTGCCGGTGGAGCTCGGCTCCTGGGTGGGGGGCGACCGCGATGGCAACCCGTTCGTGACGCCGGAGACCACGGTCTCGGCGGCGCGCCGGGCGGGGCGCGCGGTGCTGCTCTCCTACGAAGCGGATCTCCAACGCTTGATCGAGCAGCTGAGTCTTTCTGCCGGCATCGCGGAGCCCCCGGAGGCGCTACGCGAGCGCGTGGCGGAGTACAAGGCGCTCTTGTCGGAGACCTGGGAGCGGAACGCGCGGCGAGACGCCGACGAGCCGCTGCGCCTTTTGTGTAGCTTTGCCGAGGAACGCTGTCGGCGTCGCCGGCGCATGATCGAGGCTCGGGATTCGGGAGAAGCAGCGGAGGATCCCGCGGCCTATGGCGAGCCCGAGGCGCTGCTCGCGGATTTGGAGCTGTGCGCCACCGTGCTCGAGTCCGCGGGCGCCACTCACACCCTGGACGCCCACGTGATGCCGATGATCCGTCGGGTGGAGCGCTTCGGCTTTCACGGCATGGAGCTCGACATGCGCGAGGACAGCTCCGTTCACGCGCACGCGCTCGAGCAGATTACCGCCGCCGTGGGCGTGAGCACGCCGGACGAAGCGAGCCTCACGCGGGAGCTCCTCGCGCGCCGGCCGCTGATCTCGCCCTACACCGAGCTGCCGGAGGACACGCGCAAGGTGCTCGGCGTGTTCGACGCCGTGCGCCAGATCCAGAGCGAGCTGGGCGTGCGTGCCGCGGACACCTTCGTGCTCAGCATGGCGGAAACCCCCGCCCACGTGCTGGGCGCGCTGATGCTCGCGCGGGAGTGCGGCCTGGTGGATCTCGCGGGCAGCGCGCCGAAGAGCACTCTGGACATCGTGCCGCTGTTCGAGACGGGCTCGGATCTCGAAGGGGCCGAGGGGACGATGCGCGCGCTGTTCCAAAACCCCGCCTACCAGCGGCAGCTCGCCGCGCGCGGCAAGCGCCAAGAGATCATGCTCGGCTATTCCGACTCCGCCAAGGACGTGGGCGTGTTGGCCGCCGCGTGGATCTTGTACCGCGCGCAGGAGCGCTTGGTGCGGGTCGCGAGCGATGCCGGCGTCGCGCTCTCCTTGTTCCACGGTCGCGGCGGCACCGTCGGCCGCGGCGGCGGATCCCCGGTGTATCGGGCCTTTTCCGCGCTGCCGCCCGGGAGCATTGGCCCCGGCGTGAAGGTCACCGAGCAGGGCGAGGTCATCAGCCAGAAGTTCGGCATCACCAGCATTGCCGAGCGCAGCCTCGAGATCATGCTGAGCGCCGCGGTGATGGCGAGCCGCACGGACTTCCGCAAGGACCTGAAGAGCGGAGAGCTATCCGGCTTCGAAGCCACGATGGAAGATCTGTCCCAGCGCGCCTTGGCGGTGTTTCGCCGCACCGTGCACGAGAGCCCGGAGCTGTTTCAGCTGCTGCAGACGGCGACGCCGCTCTCGGAGCTCGCCAACGTGCACTTTGGCTCGCGCCCGGCGTACCGCAAGAGCGGCACCGGAAGCATGAAGGGCATCCGCGCCATCCCGTGGGTGTTCGGGTGGACTCAGTCTCGTTTGTTGCTTCCTGGTTGGCTCGGCGCGGGCACGGCCCTCACGGACGTCATGGCCGCACCCGGTGGACTCGAGCGCTTGCGCGCCATGGCCGCGCGCTGGCCGTTCTTCGACGATCTGCTCTCCAAGATGGAGATGGTGTGCGCCAAGGCGGATCTGACGGTCGCGGAGCTGTACGTCACGGAGCTGGGCGGCAATCGCGCGCTGCTCGACGAGCTGTCCCAGGAGCTCGAGCGGACGGTGAGCGCCATCCTCGCGATCCGCGATCGCAGCGAGCTCTTGGAGGAGCATCGCTTCTTGCGCAGCGCCATCCGGCTGCGCAATCCGTACATCGACCCGCTCCACCTGCTGCAGGTCTCGCTGATCAAGAAGAAGCGCGGGGGAGGGCTGTCGGAGGCCGACGCCGAGCTCGTGGCCCGGGGCATCGGCTCCACCGTGAACGGCATCGCTCAAGGCATGCGCAACACGGGCTGA